The following coding sequences lie in one Angustibacter luteus genomic window:
- a CDS encoding ABC transporter substrate-binding protein: MRVNLRLGLGRQPRPHLDLGGPVPHPLRTTAVLAIAATTVALAACSPPEKEASGDSKTAASATSAADLGGMDGLVAAAKKEGTLNVIALPPDWANYGEVIKGFTAKYGLKVNSAQPDADSATEISTAKNLKGQSTAPDVFDLGQAVALANTDVYAPYKVAAFDKIPTALKDSNGLWVNDYGGYISIGYDAKKVPAPTSFEDLLKPAYKGKVALNGNPTKAGAAFSGVVAASLGNGGSADDIAPGVDYFKKLKDAGNLVPVDPTPATIQSGQTAVVIDWDYNNAGQTKALAGKIDWKSVIPQGAVTGSYYVQAINKDAPHPAAARLWQEYLYTDEGQNLWLQGGARPVLAQEMVKAGTIDKAANDALPPVDGTPVFITEAQRSKATDYLNANWQKEMG, translated from the coding sequence ATGAGGGTTAACCTGCGGCTGGGCCTCGGGAGACAACCGCGGCCTCACCTCGACCTGGGAGGTCCCGTGCCACATCCGCTGAGAACGACTGCCGTGCTCGCCATCGCCGCCACCACCGTTGCCCTGGCGGCGTGCTCGCCACCGGAGAAGGAGGCGTCCGGCGACAGCAAGACGGCAGCGTCGGCGACCAGCGCCGCGGACCTGGGCGGGATGGACGGCCTGGTGGCCGCCGCGAAGAAGGAGGGCACGCTCAACGTCATCGCGCTGCCCCCGGACTGGGCGAACTACGGCGAGGTGATCAAGGGCTTCACGGCCAAGTACGGCCTGAAGGTGAACTCGGCCCAGCCGGACGCGGACAGCGCGACCGAGATCTCGACGGCCAAGAACCTCAAGGGCCAGTCCACGGCGCCGGACGTGTTCGACCTCGGCCAGGCCGTCGCGCTGGCCAACACCGATGTCTACGCGCCGTACAAGGTGGCCGCGTTCGACAAGATCCCGACCGCGCTGAAGGACTCGAACGGCCTGTGGGTCAACGACTACGGCGGCTACATCTCCATCGGCTACGACGCCAAGAAGGTGCCCGCGCCGACCAGCTTCGAGGACCTGCTCAAGCCCGCCTACAAGGGCAAGGTCGCCCTCAACGGCAACCCGACCAAGGCCGGCGCGGCCTTCTCCGGCGTGGTCGCGGCGAGCCTGGGCAACGGTGGCTCGGCCGATGACATCGCCCCGGGCGTCGACTACTTCAAGAAGCTCAAGGACGCCGGCAACCTGGTGCCCGTCGACCCGACACCGGCGACGATCCAGTCCGGCCAGACCGCCGTGGTCATCGACTGGGACTACAACAACGCCGGCCAGACCAAGGCGCTCGCGGGCAAGATCGACTGGAAGTCGGTCATCCCCCAGGGTGCCGTGACCGGGTCCTACTACGTGCAGGCGATCAACAAGGACGCCCCGCACCCGGCGGCGGCCCGGCTGTGGCAGGAGTACCTGTACACCGACGAGGGCCAGAACCTGTGGCTGCAGGGCGGGGCTCGTCCCGTGCTGGCCCAGGAGATGGTCAAGGCCGGCACGATCGACAAGGCCGCGAACGACGCCCTACCGCCCGTCGACGGCACCCCGGTGTTCATCACCGAGGCGCAGCGCTCGAAGGCCACGGACTACCTGAACGCCAACTGGCAGAAGGAGATGGGCTGA
- a CDS encoding ABC transporter permease: MAVFLVVPTAVVVVQAFRTDDGAPTLGNVRELGNTDIVHALVNSVLLSGVTAIVGAALGAVVAYAVVTAAPEGLLRRVVTAASGVLAQFGGVMLAFAWIATLGLSGLVPTLLRDHLGTDVDTSWLYGMSGFMLVYLYFQIPLMVIVFLPSLDGVRPQWREATESLGGTTWQYWRRVAGPLLAPAFFSSTLLLFANALSAYATAAALNAQSTFILPLQIGNAIGSEVVLGRQNVAKALALEMVVIVAIIMVAYAFMQRRADRWLAR, from the coding sequence GTGGCGGTCTTCCTGGTGGTGCCGACCGCGGTCGTCGTCGTGCAGGCGTTCCGCACCGACGACGGCGCACCGACCCTCGGCAACGTCCGCGAGCTCGGGAACACCGACATCGTGCACGCCCTGGTCAACAGCGTGCTGCTGTCCGGGGTCACCGCGATCGTCGGCGCGGCCCTCGGCGCGGTGGTCGCCTACGCCGTCGTGACCGCTGCGCCAGAAGGGCTGCTGCGCCGGGTGGTGACCGCGGCGAGCGGGGTGCTCGCGCAGTTCGGCGGGGTCATGCTGGCCTTCGCCTGGATCGCCACGCTCGGGCTGTCCGGGCTCGTGCCGACGCTGCTGCGCGACCACCTGGGCACCGACGTCGACACCTCGTGGCTGTACGGCATGAGCGGCTTCATGCTGGTCTACCTGTACTTCCAGATCCCGTTGATGGTCATCGTGTTCCTGCCGTCGCTGGACGGGGTCCGGCCGCAGTGGCGCGAGGCCACCGAGAGCCTGGGCGGGACGACGTGGCAGTACTGGCGCCGGGTCGCCGGGCCGCTGCTCGCCCCGGCGTTCTTCAGCTCGACGCTGCTGCTGTTCGCCAACGCGCTGTCCGCCTACGCGACCGCAGCGGCGCTCAACGCGCAGAGCACGTTCATCCTGCCGCTGCAGATCGGCAACGCGATCGGCAGCGAGGTCGTGCTCGGCCGGCAGAACGTCGCCAAGGCCCTGGCACTGGAGATGGTCGTGATCGTCGCGATCATCATGGTCGCCTACGCCTTCATGCAGCGCCGGGCCGATCGGTGGTTGGCCCGGTGA
- a CDS encoding ABC transporter permease → MSATGRRRARFQRRLRWLVLGLAVVFFVTPLWAMAVFSTSSPHGVTFDTWRQLLHVGQLSRDYPSFVDGVRLSAILVVLTVVLMLVLLVPTMTWVRLRLPALRRPMEFLCLLPLTIPAIVLVVGLAPVYAWVTYFVGPSSVWLCFAYVVLVLPYAYRAIDAGLSAIDVRTLSEAARGLGASWPRVFWSVITPNIRTALVSASFLCVALVLGEYTIASLMSRNNLQVGILQLSQRTPAISVAVSLAALVLCFLLLIVLTLATGHRRKERETG, encoded by the coding sequence GTGAGCGCCACCGGACGTCGACGGGCGCGCTTCCAGCGCCGGCTGCGCTGGCTGGTGCTGGGCCTGGCCGTGGTCTTCTTCGTCACGCCGCTGTGGGCGATGGCGGTCTTCAGCACCTCCTCCCCGCACGGCGTCACGTTCGACACCTGGCGCCAGCTGCTGCACGTCGGCCAGCTGTCCCGGGACTACCCCAGCTTCGTCGACGGCGTACGGCTCTCGGCCATCCTGGTCGTCCTCACCGTGGTGCTGATGCTGGTGCTGCTGGTGCCGACCATGACCTGGGTGCGGCTGCGGCTGCCCGCCCTGCGCCGTCCGATGGAGTTCCTCTGCCTGCTGCCGTTGACGATCCCGGCGATCGTGCTGGTCGTCGGCCTGGCGCCGGTCTACGCGTGGGTCACCTACTTCGTCGGCCCGTCCAGCGTGTGGCTCTGCTTCGCGTACGTCGTCCTGGTGCTGCCCTACGCGTACCGGGCGATCGACGCCGGACTGTCCGCGATCGACGTCCGCACCCTGTCCGAGGCCGCGCGCGGGCTCGGCGCCAGCTGGCCGCGGGTGTTCTGGTCGGTCATCACGCCGAACATCCGCACCGCACTGGTCTCCGCGTCGTTCCTGTGCGTCGCCCTGGTGCTCGGCGAGTACACGATCGCCTCGCTGATGAGCCGCAACAACCTGCAGGTGGGCATCCTGCAGCTGAGCCAGCGCACCCCGGCGATCTCGGTCGCCGTCTCGCTCGCCGCCCTGGTGCTGTGCTTCCTGCTGCTGATCGTCCTGACCCTGGCCACCGGCCACCGACGCAAGGAACGGGAGACCGGGTGA
- a CDS encoding ABC transporter ATP-binding protein has product MSATATTRAGVPVRLTGLHRNYGGVPALDGLDLDLAPGELVALLGPSGCGKTTALRLLAGLEDADAGTIVVGDQDVTSLPANKRDMGMVFQAYSLFPHLSALDNVAFGLQLRGTSAGERRARAGEMLELVGLSAQADRYAHQMSGGQQQRVALARALAIQPRVLLLDEPLSALDAKVRVQLRDEIRRIQLEVGTTTLFVTHDQEEALAVADRVGVMRAGRLEQIGAPDEVYSRPTNEFVADFVGLTNRVDGDVAADGASAQVLGTAVPLLPGSPTSGPVTVLVRPEALAVEVAADGDAEVVATSFLGAHGRVQVRTVDGGLVFAQVPTSDVERLTPGTGVSLTVRPSPALAVAR; this is encoded by the coding sequence GTGAGCGCGACCGCCACGACACGGGCCGGGGTGCCGGTGCGGCTGACCGGGCTGCACCGCAACTACGGCGGCGTCCCCGCCCTGGACGGCCTGGACCTCGACCTCGCCCCCGGTGAGCTCGTCGCGCTGCTCGGACCGTCCGGCTGCGGCAAGACCACGGCCCTGCGCCTGCTGGCCGGGCTCGAGGACGCCGACGCCGGCACGATCGTCGTCGGCGACCAGGACGTCACGTCGCTGCCCGCCAACAAGCGCGACATGGGCATGGTGTTCCAGGCGTACAGCCTGTTCCCGCACCTGAGCGCCCTGGACAACGTGGCCTTCGGATTGCAGCTGCGCGGCACCTCCGCCGGCGAGCGCCGGGCCCGGGCCGGCGAGATGCTCGAGCTCGTCGGGCTCTCCGCGCAGGCCGACCGGTACGCCCACCAGATGTCCGGCGGCCAGCAGCAGCGCGTCGCCCTCGCCCGCGCACTGGCCATCCAGCCCCGGGTGCTGCTGCTCGACGAACCGCTGTCCGCCTTGGACGCGAAGGTCCGCGTCCAGCTGCGGGACGAGATCCGCCGGATCCAGCTCGAGGTCGGCACGACGACCCTGTTCGTCACGCACGACCAGGAGGAGGCGCTCGCGGTCGCCGACCGGGTCGGGGTGATGCGGGCCGGCCGCCTCGAGCAGATCGGCGCCCCGGACGAGGTCTACTCGCGGCCCACCAACGAGTTCGTGGCCGACTTCGTCGGGCTGACCAACCGCGTCGACGGCGACGTCGCCGCGGACGGCGCCAGCGCCCAGGTGCTCGGCACCGCGGTGCCGCTGCTGCCCGGCTCCCCGACGTCCGGGCCGGTCACCGTGCTGGTGCGTCCCGAGGCGCTGGCCGTCGAGGTGGCGGCGGACGGTGACGCGGAGGTGGTGGCGACGAGCTTCCTCGGCGCGCACGGCCGGGTCCAGGTGCGGACCGTGGACGGCGGCCTGGTGTTCGCGCAGGTGCCGACCAGCGACGTCGAGCGGCTGACGCCCGGCACCGGTGTCTCGCTCACCGTTCGGCCGTCGCCGGCGCTCGCGGTTGCCCGCTGA
- a CDS encoding purine-nucleoside phosphorylase has translation MTTPTPDLADPTTDPFEVAAAAATRLAELTGVERHDVALVLGSGWAPAGDLLGETVTEIATTDLPGFHSAAVAGHQGVIRSVRIGDTDRRALVFGTRTHYYEGKGVRAVVHGVRTAARAGCSTVVLTNGCGGLNPAWTPGTPVLIRDHLNLTATSPLEGATFVDLTDLYSSRLRAVCREIEPDLDEGVYVQFPGPHYETPAEVQMAKVLGGDLVGMSTTLEAIAARHAGLEVLGISLVTNLAAGISDQPLDHAEVLEAGRAAAQRCGRMLADVVRRIG, from the coding sequence GTGACGACGCCGACACCTGACCTCGCCGACCCCACGACCGACCCGTTCGAGGTCGCGGCGGCGGCCGCGACGCGGCTGGCCGAGCTGACCGGGGTGGAGCGGCACGACGTGGCCCTCGTGCTGGGCTCCGGCTGGGCTCCGGCCGGCGACCTGCTGGGCGAGACCGTCACCGAGATCGCCACCACCGACCTGCCCGGCTTCCACTCCGCCGCGGTCGCCGGCCACCAGGGCGTGATCCGGTCGGTGCGGATCGGTGACACCGACCGGCGCGCGCTCGTCTTCGGCACCCGGACGCACTACTACGAGGGCAAGGGCGTGCGCGCGGTCGTGCACGGGGTCCGGACGGCCGCCAGGGCCGGCTGCTCCACCGTCGTGCTGACCAACGGCTGCGGCGGGCTGAACCCGGCGTGGACCCCCGGCACCCCGGTGCTGATCCGCGACCACCTCAACCTCACGGCCACCTCGCCGCTGGAGGGCGCCACGTTCGTGGACCTCACGGACCTCTACAGCAGCCGGCTGCGCGCGGTGTGCCGCGAGATCGAGCCGGACCTCGACGAGGGCGTCTACGTGCAGTTCCCCGGGCCGCACTACGAGACCCCGGCCGAGGTGCAGATGGCGAAGGTGCTCGGCGGTGACCTGGTCGGGATGTCGACGACCCTGGAGGCCATCGCGGCCCGGCACGCCGGCCTGGAGGTGCTGGGCATCTCCCTGGTCACCAACCTGGCCGCCGGGATCAGCGACCAGCCGCTCGACCACGCCGAGGTGCTGGAGGCGGGTCGGGCCGCCGCGCAGCGGTGCGGGCGGATGCTGGCGGACGTGGTGCGGCGGATCGGATGA
- a CDS encoding phospho-sugar mutase — protein MSTLLDTARAWRDDDPDPTTRDELAAVLAAAEGGDDAALTDLADRFDGTLEFGTAGLRGAVGAGSNRMNRVVVIRAAAGLAAYLQARRPEPRVVIGYDARHRSDDFARDTAAVVTAMGGEAFVLPRPLPTPVLAFAIRYLGVDAGVMVTASHNPPQDNGYKVYLGDGSQIVPPADAEIAACIAGVGAVADVPLADDGWVTLGDDVLEAYLDAAAAVVRADAPRDLSVVHTPLHGVGRDVLVAALERAGFATPYVVTSQGDPDPDFPTVAFPNPEEPGAIDAALDAARERGADVVLANDPDADRCAVAVPDPAADGGWRMLTGDEVGVLLGAWIVHRWSTNGGVPEGAVMANSIVSGRQLAAVCRMHGVRHVETLTGFKWISRVPGLSYGYEEALGYCVDPEAVRDKDGVSAALMVAELAAWLKSRGHSLLDELDDIARVTGVHLTGQHSVRVADLSLIADAMARLRTAPPASLAGSAVERLDDLAAGIGDLPPTDGLRFSLADGSRVIVRPSGTEPKLKAYLEVVQPVPDTDVPAARAVAVQRLAALRSAVAEAIGL, from the coding sequence ATGAGCACGCTGCTCGACACCGCCCGCGCCTGGCGGGACGACGACCCCGACCCGACGACGCGGGACGAGCTGGCCGCGGTGCTGGCCGCGGCCGAGGGCGGCGACGACGCGGCGCTGACCGACCTGGCGGACCGGTTCGACGGGACCCTGGAGTTCGGGACGGCCGGGTTGCGCGGGGCCGTGGGGGCCGGCTCGAACCGGATGAACCGCGTCGTGGTGATCCGGGCAGCGGCCGGCCTGGCGGCGTACCTGCAGGCGCGACGTCCGGAACCGCGGGTGGTCATCGGCTACGACGCCCGGCACCGCAGCGACGACTTCGCCCGGGACACCGCGGCTGTCGTCACCGCGATGGGCGGCGAGGCGTTCGTGCTGCCGCGTCCGCTGCCGACCCCGGTGCTGGCGTTCGCGATCCGGTACCTCGGCGTGGACGCCGGGGTCATGGTCACCGCGAGCCACAACCCGCCGCAGGACAACGGGTACAAGGTCTACCTGGGCGACGGCAGCCAGATCGTGCCGCCCGCGGACGCCGAGATCGCGGCCTGCATCGCCGGGGTCGGCGCCGTCGCGGACGTGCCGCTCGCGGACGACGGCTGGGTGACCCTCGGCGACGACGTCCTGGAGGCCTACCTCGACGCGGCCGCGGCCGTCGTCCGGGCCGACGCGCCGCGTGACCTGAGCGTGGTGCACACCCCGTTGCACGGCGTCGGCCGGGACGTCCTGGTCGCCGCCCTGGAGCGGGCCGGCTTCGCGACCCCGTACGTCGTCACCAGCCAGGGCGACCCCGACCCCGACTTCCCGACCGTGGCCTTCCCGAACCCCGAGGAGCCGGGCGCCATCGACGCCGCCCTGGACGCCGCCCGCGAGCGCGGCGCGGACGTCGTCCTGGCGAACGACCCGGACGCGGACCGGTGCGCCGTCGCCGTCCCGGACCCGGCCGCCGACGGCGGCTGGCGGATGCTCACGGGCGACGAGGTCGGCGTGCTGCTGGGCGCCTGGATCGTGCACCGCTGGTCGACGAACGGCGGCGTGCCCGAAGGCGCGGTGATGGCCAACTCCATCGTGTCCGGCCGCCAGCTCGCAGCGGTCTGCCGGATGCACGGCGTGCGGCACGTGGAGACGCTCACCGGCTTCAAGTGGATCAGCCGGGTGCCGGGCCTGAGCTACGGCTACGAGGAGGCCCTCGGCTACTGCGTGGACCCGGAGGCGGTGCGGGACAAGGACGGCGTCAGCGCGGCGCTGATGGTCGCCGAGCTCGCGGCGTGGCTGAAGTCTCGCGGCCACAGCCTGCTCGACGAGCTCGACGACATCGCCCGGGTAACCGGCGTCCACCTGACCGGGCAGCACTCCGTACGGGTGGCCGACCTCAGCCTGATCGCCGACGCGATGGCGCGACTGCGCACGGCGCCGCCCGCGTCGCTCGCCGGCTCCGCGGTGGAGCGGCTCGACGACCTGGCCGCCGGGATCGGGGACCTGCCGCCCACCGATGGGCTGCGGTTCTCCCTCGCCGACGGCAGCCGGGTGATCGTGCGGCCCAGTGGCACCGAGCCGAAGCTCAAGGCGTACCTGGAGGTCGTGCAGCCTGTGCCGGACACCGACGTGCCGGCGGCACGGGCCGTGGCCGTGCAGCGGTTGGCCGCGTTGCGGTCGGCGGTCGCCGAGGCGATCGGGCTGTGA
- a CDS encoding GNAT family N-acetyltransferase: MSLRLRPLTVQDEEQALAAQAELAPDDFMFLLDTTPGQPWADYVGRLAAIRRGEALKEGWVPATFLVAEVDGEIVGRVSVRHELNGWLTRYGGHIGYGVRPQFRRRGYATEILRQALQVARAAGVERALVTCDLDNVGSAATIERCGGVFEGIEPESEGTTAKRRYWIDVPPPPP, encoded by the coding sequence GTGAGCCTGCGACTGCGGCCCCTGACGGTCCAGGACGAGGAGCAGGCGCTGGCGGCTCAGGCCGAGCTGGCACCGGACGACTTCATGTTCCTGCTCGACACCACGCCCGGCCAGCCCTGGGCAGACTACGTCGGGCGGCTGGCGGCGATCCGCCGCGGCGAGGCCCTCAAGGAGGGCTGGGTGCCCGCGACGTTCCTGGTCGCCGAGGTGGACGGCGAGATCGTCGGCCGGGTGTCGGTCCGGCACGAGCTCAACGGCTGGCTGACGCGCTACGGCGGGCACATCGGGTACGGCGTGCGGCCGCAGTTCCGCCGTCGCGGCTACGCCACCGAGATCCTTCGCCAGGCGCTGCAGGTGGCCCGCGCGGCCGGCGTCGAGCGGGCGCTCGTGACCTGCGACCTCGACAACGTGGGCTCGGCCGCCACGATCGAGCGCTGCGGCGGGGTGTTCGAGGGCATCGAGCCCGAGAGCGAGGGCACGACCGCCAAGCGTCGCTACTGGATCGACGTCCCCCCTCCCCCGCCGTGA
- the deoC gene encoding deoxyribose-phosphate aldolase: MAGIDHLTDASLRRFLHGLPGVDQVGLEARAAGLGTRSIKTTSKAWAIDTAISMIDLTTLEGADTHGKVRTLCAKAAHPDPSDPACPTVAAVCVYNDLVDVAVDALRGTGIHVAAVATAFPSGRASRAVKLADTQDAVEGGADEVDMVIDRGAFLSGHYLQVFEEIAATKAACTAKDGREAHLKVILETGELTTYDNVRRASWLAMLAGGDFIKTSTGKIQPAATLPITLLMLEAVRDFRLAGGRQIGVKPAGGIRTSKDALKYLVTVSETAGDDWIDPDWFRFGASTLLNDLLLQRQKLATGRYSGPDYVTLD, translated from the coding sequence ATCGCCGGCATCGACCACCTGACCGACGCGAGCCTCCGTCGCTTCCTGCACGGCCTGCCCGGCGTGGACCAGGTCGGGCTCGAGGCCCGCGCCGCGGGCCTGGGCACCCGGTCGATCAAGACGACGTCCAAGGCCTGGGCGATCGACACCGCCATCTCGATGATCGACCTCACCACGCTCGAGGGCGCCGACACCCACGGCAAGGTGCGCACGCTGTGCGCCAAGGCCGCCCACCCGGACCCCAGCGACCCGGCCTGCCCGACGGTCGCCGCGGTCTGCGTCTACAACGACCTGGTGGACGTCGCGGTGGACGCCCTGCGCGGCACCGGGATCCACGTCGCCGCCGTCGCCACCGCCTTCCCGAGCGGCCGGGCCAGCCGCGCGGTGAAGCTGGCCGACACCCAGGACGCGGTCGAGGGCGGCGCCGACGAGGTCGACATGGTGATCGACCGCGGCGCGTTCCTGTCCGGCCACTACCTGCAGGTCTTCGAGGAGATCGCGGCCACGAAGGCGGCCTGCACCGCCAAGGACGGCCGTGAGGCGCACCTCAAGGTGATCCTGGAGACCGGCGAGCTGACCACCTACGACAACGTCCGACGCGCGTCGTGGCTGGCCATGCTGGCCGGTGGTGACTTCATCAAGACGAGCACCGGCAAGATCCAGCCGGCCGCGACCCTGCCGATCACGCTGCTGATGCTCGAGGCGGTGCGGGACTTCCGGCTGGCCGGCGGTCGCCAGATCGGCGTGAAGCCGGCCGGCGGCATCCGGACCAGCAAGGACGCGCTGAAGTACCTCGTCACGGTCAGCGAGACGGCAGGCGACGACTGGATCGACCCGGACTGGTTCCGGTTCGGCGCCTCGACGCTGCTCAACGACCTGCTCCTGCAACGGCAGAAGCTCGCCACCGGCCGGTACAGCGGCCCCGACTACGTCACCCTGGACTGA
- a CDS encoding aldehyde dehydrogenase family protein, which yields MPKFEYAPAPESRAVVDLQPSYGLFIDGEFADPASGQSFKTVSPSTEEVLAEVAEGDAADVDRAVRAARRAYERVWSQMSGAERGKYLFRIARIMQERSRELAVLETLDNGKPIKESRDVDIPQAAAWFFYYAGWADKLDHAGLGPNPRALGVAGQVIPWNFPLLMLAWKIAPALACGNTVVLKPAETTPLTALLFAEICQQADLPPGVVNIVTGAGATGQAVVEHPDVNKVAFTGSTEVGKRIARAVAGSRKKVTLELGGKGANIVYDDAPIDQAVEGIVTGIFFNQGHVCCAGSRLLVQESIADDVVDRLKRRLATLRVGDPLDKNTDVGAINSAEQLARITALAQVGEDEGAERWSPACDLPGTGFWFAPTVFTGVSNTHRIAQEEVFGPVLSVLTFRTPDEAVAKANNTPYGLSAGIWSDKGSRILWTADRLRAGVVWANTFNKFDPSSPFGGYKESGYGREGGRHGLEAYLAH from the coding sequence ATGCCGAAGTTCGAGTACGCACCCGCCCCCGAGTCGCGCGCCGTCGTCGACCTGCAGCCCTCCTACGGGCTGTTCATCGACGGCGAGTTCGCCGACCCGGCCAGCGGGCAGTCGTTCAAGACCGTGAGCCCGAGCACCGAGGAGGTGCTGGCCGAGGTCGCCGAGGGCGACGCCGCGGACGTCGACCGCGCCGTCCGCGCGGCCCGGCGCGCCTACGAGCGGGTCTGGTCGCAGATGTCCGGCGCCGAGCGCGGCAAGTACCTGTTCCGCATCGCGCGGATCATGCAGGAGCGTTCGCGCGAGCTGGCCGTCCTGGAGACGCTGGACAACGGCAAGCCGATCAAGGAGAGCCGGGACGTCGACATCCCGCAGGCCGCAGCCTGGTTCTTCTACTACGCGGGTTGGGCGGACAAGCTCGACCACGCTGGTCTCGGCCCGAACCCGCGCGCGCTGGGAGTGGCCGGCCAGGTCATCCCGTGGAACTTCCCGCTGCTCATGCTGGCGTGGAAGATCGCGCCCGCGCTGGCCTGCGGCAACACGGTGGTGCTGAAGCCCGCCGAGACGACCCCGCTGACGGCGCTGCTGTTCGCCGAGATCTGCCAGCAGGCCGACCTGCCGCCCGGCGTGGTCAACATCGTCACCGGTGCCGGCGCCACGGGGCAGGCCGTCGTCGAGCACCCGGACGTGAACAAGGTCGCCTTCACCGGGTCCACCGAGGTCGGCAAGCGCATCGCCCGCGCCGTCGCCGGCTCGCGCAAGAAGGTCACCCTGGAGCTCGGCGGCAAGGGCGCGAACATCGTCTACGACGACGCCCCCATCGACCAGGCCGTCGAGGGCATCGTCACCGGGATCTTCTTCAACCAGGGCCACGTGTGCTGCGCCGGCTCGCGCCTGCTGGTGCAGGAGAGCATCGCGGACGACGTCGTGGACCGGCTGAAGCGCCGGCTGGCCACCCTGCGGGTCGGCGACCCGCTGGACAAGAACACCGACGTCGGCGCCATCAACTCGGCCGAGCAGCTGGCCCGGATCACCGCGCTGGCCCAGGTCGGCGAGGACGAGGGCGCCGAGCGCTGGTCACCCGCGTGCGACCTGCCCGGCACCGGCTTCTGGTTCGCCCCCACCGTGTTCACCGGCGTCTCGAACACGCACCGGATCGCCCAGGAGGAGGTGTTCGGCCCGGTCCTGTCGGTGCTGACCTTCCGCACTCCCGACGAGGCCGTCGCGAAGGCCAACAACACGCCCTACGGGCTGTCCGCCGGGATCTGGAGCGACAAGGGCTCCCGCATCCTGTGGACCGCCGACCGGCTGCGCGCTGGAGTGGTGTGGGCCAACACCTTCAACAAGTTCGACCCCAGCTCGCCCTTCGGCGGCTACAAGGAGTCCGGTTACGGCCGCGAGGGCGGCCGCCACGGCCTGGAGGCCTACCTTGCCCACTGA
- a CDS encoding aldehyde dehydrogenase family protein yields the protein MPTDTSARLEVRKTYKLYVGGKFPRSESGRSYEVTDSRGRFLANAAQGSRKDARDAVVAARGAVKGWSGATAFNRGQVLYRVAELLEGRRAQFVDEVSRGEGLTRPRAEKAVDAAIDRWVWYAGWSDKIAQVLGGLNPVAGPYFDISAPEPTGVVAVLAPQRSSLLGLVSVIAPAIVSGNTVVVLASEHRPLPAVTLSEVLATSDVPGGVVNVLTGRTAEVAPWLASHMDVNAIDLAGAVDADGVAWADLEVAAADNLKRVLRPADAEPDWRTTPGLERIKAFVETKTVWHPKGT from the coding sequence TTGCCCACTGACACCTCCGCCCGGCTCGAGGTCCGCAAGACCTACAAGCTGTACGTCGGCGGGAAGTTCCCGCGCAGCGAGTCCGGCCGCTCCTACGAGGTCACCGACTCCCGGGGCCGCTTCCTCGCGAACGCCGCCCAGGGGTCCCGCAAGGACGCCCGGGACGCCGTCGTCGCCGCCCGTGGCGCGGTGAAGGGCTGGTCCGGCGCGACCGCCTTCAACCGGGGCCAGGTGCTCTACCGGGTCGCCGAGCTGCTGGAGGGCCGTCGCGCCCAGTTCGTCGACGAGGTGTCCCGCGGCGAGGGGCTGACCCGTCCGCGGGCGGAGAAGGCCGTGGACGCCGCGATCGACCGCTGGGTCTGGTACGCCGGCTGGTCCGACAAGATCGCCCAGGTGCTCGGCGGCCTCAACCCGGTCGCCGGACCGTACTTCGACATCAGTGCACCGGAGCCGACCGGGGTGGTGGCAGTCCTTGCCCCGCAACGGTCCTCGCTGCTCGGGCTGGTCTCGGTCATCGCGCCGGCGATCGTCAGCGGCAACACCGTCGTCGTCCTGGCCAGCGAGCACCGCCCCCTGCCCGCGGTGACGTTGAGCGAGGTGCTCGCGACGTCCGACGTGCCCGGCGGTGTGGTCAACGTGCTGACCGGCCGGACCGCCGAGGTGGCGCCGTGGCTGGCCTCGCACATGGACGTCAACGCCATCGACCTGGCCGGGGCCGTCGACGCCGACGGTGTCGCGTGGGCCGATCTCGAGGTCGCCGCCGCGGACAACCTCAAGCGGGTCCTGCGGCCGGCCGACGCCGAGCCCGACTGGCGCACGACCCCTGGCCTGGAACGGATCAAGGCGTTCGTGGAGACCAAGACCGTATGGCACCCCAAGGGGACCTGA